The DNA segment TTGATGAAAGTAAGGTTATGATCTGTATTTTTTACAAACTGTATGACGCTAAAAAAATTGACTCATGTTGGGTGTTATCAAATGCGGATGTCCGTAGATAAAGCGCAGTTTGATAATTGAAGAGTGATAATTATATGACATAATCTTATATTAGGGATTTTTCAAAGattttttagttttatttataataaatttcccTCCAAATTTGATCCACGTTACATTTCAGGTTCTTTTATTCTCGTAAACAATTATAAACAAATAAAgttaaaaattgtattaataGATCGTCTTGTATACAacaaatgattttaaatttaaaataaattgtgaTCACCTATCATTTCCCTGTAGGTTTGTTATGGTTTATCAAGGACATTTGGCTGAGTTTATGATGTGGTTAATAAGAAATGGTGCCATTTTTCCTAATTGGTATTTTGTTTTCTGTATACCTAACCTTCTATTACCATCTTGAAAGAATTATTTATACGTACTTTGCAAAAGGGAAATAACTTACTAAATATTTTGTATTGATTCCTTCTTTAATTAAGGGAATTTCTTATATCTATAAAGGATATTTATTCCTAAAACCAGTAATAATTGAAGTTTAGATCACTTTCAAATAAGTAACTCAGCATATTTAGTTTTAATTCTTACCGTGAACGGCGTTGATTTCTTATTCCATACTAAATCAATAACATTGTAATGCCTAGGAGGTTTTCTACAGTCCCCAGAGTCATGAATAAAAGGTTTCATCAAACATATCTAGTCTGTCCTATGCTCTGtttgcaattttattaatattaataatattaattcttGCACAGAAATCTCTCATAATAGACATGAATGATCTATGGATCATTTTGTGGTCGGTAACATGGATCCATTGCTTTTGTCAAAAATTAGATGTTCTTGTCTAAATTACATTTATCGAACAATAAGTAATTATGTATACACAAAATGTACATAGTAGTGATTATTATTCATTAAAATGTAAATGTTAAAAGCCGGCCTGAACTACATGTCTCATGTTGCACTGAAAGATCAATATGGCGACTTCCATGAAGTAATTAAATAAAAGTGAACACTTTTGTTATGAAGATTGAGTTTCATAATAAATTCACACAAAAGTGCAAGCGTCAAATACTTTCATAATTATGCTCATTATTATGCGATGATAATCAATGACACTAAAATTACACAAAGTGAAATTCTCATCATTCCAGTACGTTTTTTTTAAAGCTTCTGTGTATACTTAATAAAGAACATGTGCACCTGCATTTCTATTAAAAATGAGCTGCAACTATTTGCACCTAGACTTTGCACATTACATGTTATGTGCAACTATGTGTCCAAAATAGAATTCGTTCATACCAATGCAAGAAAGTATATGttaatgtaaaaatattttgatattttctTGCTAGTGTACTGTCGTctagttaaataaaaatactgaatATGATCAGAGTAAATTGTATTCGTCTTTCTTTCAGCTTTTAATAAAATGCATAAAGAATCGAAGTATAATTATAACAAGTAGAATCTgaataatataaacaaaaaacATGTTACAACAACATGGATTATCAAGGGATAAAGTACTATtccgtatttttaaaaataaaggtCCAACTGCTAGCAGTATATGTGAAAAACTGGTATTTATTAACGTgcaaaaattacattttttgtgacattattaatttatttaaggCTATAATTCATGTacacatatatttttataaatcagTCAGATATTGAGATAACATTTGTGTCAAACTCTTGACATTTTGATATTTTAGTGTTTCTATAATATAGTGATAAACTTATTAAGACTGAATTCTTGCATTAGAAAGACGATGTAAAAAACATTGTTATATTAACGGAGGATGAACTTTGTGAGTTATGGAAATATATGAAAACCATATTATTAGAAGCTCAAAAATTGTGTACACAATCAtccaataaaaagaataaatatgtgaaagtaaggtCCTTTGTAAACATTTGTTTACTCCCAATTATAGCATTTACTTAATCTTTAATATATCTTAAATTTCAGGAATATAACCTTATGATTAAATTGATACGAACAGTAACTGCAATGGCACTTGAAACAATTGTACAACGAAAATTTATACCTAATATTCTATTACAAAATATTATGTTGTTACATTCCATTATATTGCCCAGTTTAAGTGACAAGCAGGTTGATGTTTTATTACATTGTATtatagatttttaatattttttccttaatgaattaacaaataaaaaatttctaaggCTAAGAACGAAATATCCTACCTACTGGAAAACTGGTGGAAATTAGACATGACATGGAAGGAAAAAGTGATAGTGAATGCGGTGAAATATCTTGTCCAAAGTTGCAAATCTTCATTGGTAATTATATATTACATGGATATGATAGAAATATACAATACTGGAATATTGATTGTATTTTTAGTTACATATAAAACGCTTGTATGACATAAGATGTAGTATCAAGTTGCTAAAACGAACAGAGGATGTACAAGAATTGCTTAAACTTGTTCGCGAGAAATCTGTGATGTCGATTGAAGAAGGTCAAATGCTATTCTTACATTTGTTTACTCTTGGGGAGCAATATATACTGGTACAAGTCATAATTATATATACATGCTCATTTCTTTTATATGAAATAATATTGAcatgaaaattattttagggAATTCATAATAACATAAAAGTAATATTACAAGATGTAGGAAACAGTTATATTCGTGTCTATGCAAATTTGTATGCAACAGCATGGTCAAATGCATCTGctaaaatgaaaaaattcattGCTGAGAATTGTTTGAAAAATTTAGTTTTCCATTGTTTTCGCGCGCACAGAGATTCGGCAGGAAGAGGGGAACTTGGTAAAAATTTGCTCATATTTCTTACTGCTATTCACGAGAATAAaaatcaagcagtaagattaATGATTCATAACCAGTGTAAAACTTTACTTTGGAAACACTTAGAGGTAATAATGCAATAACATATCTAGTTTATGATAAataatgaatataattttttttcacaGGCTCCTGGTTCCTACATTAGGTGTAATGCAGTAGAAATTCTTTTTGTGACAAGCTCTATACATTACACGTGTGCTACGAAAGATAGAAGTATagtttatcttcaaaaatattataaaataatagcTCATCTTTTAAAAGATTCTGATCATCAAGTGCGCAATGTTACCATGAGCGTAAGTTAATTTTTATCCACGATCCGCCGAGCGTTTTCTAAACATATCTAAACAGATTTTTATTTGATAGCTAATATTTGATAATTTCGAATATTATTAGGGTCTTtttgaaatattggaaaaacatTGGAACtgtgttccaaacaatattattCGCGACTGGTTGTATATATTACTACATTATACAAAATGCTCGAGTAATTCTGAAATGAGAGCAAATGTTTTTATTcgcttaaaaaaaattttaatcaagGAACGATCTCATAGAATACTTAGAGATTTTTTACCAAATTTCGCACAAAGTATTTATGATGAAGACAAAACCGTAGTAGAAGAACTAATCAAACTTCTATGGCATGTACAAAATCAACTTGGAATTCCGTTCTGGGATATTGTACCGTTAACATACATTCTCGATCGTTTAGAGGTGTGTATGAATTCGCCtaacataaaaatatttataaatgtaaataaaaataaatacttccAGACTACTCAGGACACAATTTTATTAGCGGAATTTATAAAACTTCTATGGTTGCGTATATCTTTAGATTATACAGACAATCATAAAATAATAGAAGAAATGGTATACATAGGGAGAAATAATATAAAAGCAATTAGGAGATTTTGTCTTCATTCTAAATTTGTTATAAATTGGAATGTCTGTATAGAGCTTATTGAAACTATTTTACCTATGATAGAAGAGGAAATGGAGTGTTTACCTTCGACGGAAATATTAcagaaaaaatataagaaagccAAGCTGAGTAATaaggaaaataattgtaaaaatgGTAATAACATATATAGTTAGATTAAATATAGCATTCAAATAAATGATTATCTTTATTTTGACAGGAAATgtcaatgagctagatgaagatcTTGACAGTTACAGAGATGTACAAATATATATTGATGTTATTGCTACGTTATTAGTAGCAAATGCAAAAAACATAGAAGAAGAAAACTTTACTCAAGCAGAGATAATGGTTTTACAATCAATTGCAAAAATCTTGCCacaattttctaaatttttcaaGGTAATTTTTTCAAAGCTTGATCCTCAACGCGCAAAATTTTgtgatttatataattttttcctAGGAAACTTCAATAAATGAATcagtgttatttttattttctttaataccgGCGAAGTTTTTTCTCGATAAAACTGACATCATAGAGATGTTAATGCAGCAATTGCGTGATCTTAGTACTTCTGAAGATACAATTCTTACAGTTATATATGTTCTTTTCAAATGGAATAAAGGACAAACGATTTTATTTGCACTGACAAACCTATTTACAGAGtcattaaatatacatatacaaacTAACGAGGTACAAGTATTACGTGATAAATACGATCATAAGGATATAATATGACACTAATGAACAATTACTTTAGGGCACTTGTAACGACTCAGATGTCTTTAAAATTAACGAAAGAGGCTTAGAGTTAAGTCTCCgtattttaaaacatttattaCATGTTGAGTACCGATCCGTCTTAATGAATAAGTATCATCAAGATGTACTTACATTTTGGGAAAGTTTACATAGGTGGAGAACATTTATACAAAAAGAACTAGATAACGAGTACAATATAAATAACGTAATATCCAAAGATTTAGTCGTCAagtttttttatgaatacatatCAATGGTCTTTTTGTTAGATAAAGCAGACGTGTTCAATGCTTCGGAACATTTATCGGAAATTCTGTTATGGATGACAAAGTACGTAAATAAATTGCTTATTTTCAAGAGTATTTTggaaactattataatttatattgcaTTTTTAACTTAGGGCAATAGTACCTCATATACCGCAAGTAGACCTGGATACTGACAGCCATCAAATTTGTATCGATTTAATGAAATGTACTTTTGACATTTTAAATCTATTTATGAAAGAATACGATAGTACCCCAAAGTTATGTTGTGATATTGTACTTTTGTATAGTAATTGTTTAACTTCGTTAGGGGGTGTTGCTTTTTTGACTAATGCATTTGACGGATTATTCAATTTACTAGATTTTAGTAAAATGGCTTATGAAAATCAGGAACCAAATTTGTTAAAAGTTGTTGTACCAAATTTTGTTTCTATTGTAATGGTTACTTTAACCAGATATGATCAAAATGTCTTGGCCAAACAAACAAACGTAAGTATTACTTTGTTGTTTTAAGACAAAAGTAATATCCAAGTTGAAGTATTTTGTGTATTAATTGTTACAGAATTTAAAAATACTGCATGAATTGACGCAAAAGTATTTCTCCGTTATTAAGAGTACTTTTAATGACCAGAAAATGTGTCTCCCCTACATAACTGTCATGTTTAACACCGCAATCGGCAACATAAGCAAAGAAATGATTCGTGTACTCCAAAATACACCTATTAAgatggaaaatattttaataacaaaTTTCCCTTACTTAGCAACAAAGATactcaaaataattttaattacaaaaaaatACCAATCACTGAGTGTTCAGGTGTTAACAAAAACAATAACAAATTATACAAAAGTGTGTATGTTTAAACTGTCTAATATGTATCATTGTTCAAGTAAAACTTACCATACATGATGTAATATTTCAGATTGACACGCTTTCCGCTCTAGTAATAATTCACAAAATGGTTAAATCATCTGATAAGACACTTATCAACAAACTTAGAAACGTGACATTAACATTGAAAGAACACGATCGAGAATGGTCTTCTGACACTCCCTTTGACAGGTataagaaatattcaattttatattaataaatatctaGACAAGATGAATGACGTTCCCCATTTCAGATCTATCAACGATGCAATAAATATAGTTTTAGATACTATATTGCAAGAGTAACATATTTCAGATTCTATGATGTTTTATTTCATTAAGAAAAATTCTTCCAGTAAAGTAAGGTTTGTGCAATATTTCGAAATATTTCACGTAAATAGTTTCTTTAAGTGTTAAAGGAGCGAATAATTTAGTTatacatttttaaacaaaatgaaaGAATATTTTTCTATGAAAACAGAGTACAAAACTATTAGAGATAAAACCCGTAATTGGGTTATTTC comes from the Colletes latitarsis isolate SP2378_abdomen chromosome 7, iyColLati1, whole genome shotgun sequence genome and includes:
- the LOC143343901 gene encoding condensin-2 complex subunit G2 isoform X1, with translation MLQQHGLSRDKVLFRIFKNKGPTASSICEKLKDDVKNIVILTEDELCELWKYMKTILLEAQKLCTQSSNKKNKYVKEYNLMIKLIRTVTAMALETIVQRKFIPNILLQNIMLLHSIILPSLSDKQAKNEISYLLENWWKLDMTWKEKVIVNAVKYLVQSCKSSLLHIKRLYDIRCSIKLLKRTEDVQELLKLVREKSVMSIEEGQMLFLHLFTLGEQYILGIHNNIKVILQDVGNSYIRVYANLYATAWSNASAKMKKFIAENCLKNLVFHCFRAHRDSAGRGELGKNLLIFLTAIHENKNQAVRLMIHNQCKTLLWKHLEAPGSYIRCNAVEILFVTSSIHYTCATKDRSIVYLQKYYKIIAHLLKDSDHQVRNVTMSGLFEILEKHWNCVPNNIIRDWLYILLHYTKCSSNSEMRANVFIRLKKILIKERSHRILRDFLPNFAQSIYDEDKTVVEELIKLLWHVQNQLGIPFWDIVPLTYILDRLETTQDTILLAEFIKLLWLRISLDYTDNHKIIEEMVYIGRNNIKAIRRFCLHSKFVINWNVCIELIETILPMIEEEMECLPSTEILQKKYKKAKLSNKENNCKNGNVNELDEDLDSYRDVQIYIDVIATLLVANAKNIEEENFTQAEIMVLQSIAKILPQFSKFFKETSINESVLFLFSLIPAKFFLDKTDIIEMLMQQLRDLSTSEDTILTVIYVLFKWNKGQTILFALTNLFTESLNIHIQTNEGTCNDSDVFKINERGLELSLRILKHLLHVEYRSVLMNKYHQDVLTFWESLHRWRTFIQKELDNEYNINNVISKDLVVKFFYEYISMVFLLDKADVFNASEHLSEILLWMTKAIVPHIPQVDLDTDSHQICIDLMKCTFDILNLFMKEYDSTPKLCCDIVLLYSNCLTSLGGVAFLTNAFDGLFNLLDFSKMAYENQEPNLLKVVVPNFVSIVMVTLTRYDQNVLAKQTNNLKILHELTQKYFSVIKSTFNDQKMCLPYITVMFNTAIGNISKEMIRVLQNTPIKMENILITNFPYLATKILKIILITKKYQSLSVQVLTKTITNYTKIDTLSALVIIHKMVKSSDKTLINKLRNVTLTLKEHDREWSSDTPFDRSINDAINIVLDTILQE
- the LOC143343901 gene encoding condensin-2 complex subunit G2 isoform X2, giving the protein MLQQHGLSRDKVLFRIFKNKGPTASSICEKLKDDVKNIVILTEDELCELWKYMKTILLEAQKLCTQSSNKKNKYVKEYNLMIKLIRTVTAMALETIVQRKFIPNILLQNIMLLHSIILPSLSDKQAKNEISYLLENWWKLDMTWKEKVIVNAVKYLVQSCKSSLLHIKRLYDIRCSIKLLKRTEDVQELLKLVREKSVMSIEEGQMLFLHLFTLGEQYILGIHNNIKVILQDVGNSYIRVYANLYATAWSNASAKMKKFIAENCLKNLVFHCFRAHRDSAGRGELGKNLLIFLTAIHENKNQAVRLMIHNQCKTLLWKHLEAPGSYIRCNAVEILFVTSSIHYTCATKDRSIVYLQKYYKIIAHLLKDSDHQVRNVTMSGLFEILEKHWNCVPNNIIRDWLYILLHYTKCSSNSEMRANVFIRLKKILIKERSHRILRDFLPNFAQSIYDEDKTVVEELIKLLWHVQNQLGIPFWDIVPLTYILDRLETTQDTILLAEFIKLLWLRISLDYTDNHKIIEEMVYIGRNNIKAIRRFCLHSKFVINWNVCIELIETILPMIEEEMECLPSTEILQKKYKKAKLSNKENNCKNGNNIYNEDLDSYRDVQIYIDVIATLLVANAKNIEEENFTQAEIMVLQSIAKILPQFSKFFKETSINESVLFLFSLIPAKFFLDKTDIIEMLMQQLRDLSTSEDTILTVIYVLFKWNKGQTILFALTNLFTESLNIHIQTNEGTCNDSDVFKINERGLELSLRILKHLLHVEYRSVLMNKYHQDVLTFWESLHRWRTFIQKELDNEYNINNVISKDLVVKFFYEYISMVFLLDKADVFNASEHLSEILLWMTKAIVPHIPQVDLDTDSHQICIDLMKCTFDILNLFMKEYDSTPKLCCDIVLLYSNCLTSLGGVAFLTNAFDGLFNLLDFSKMAYENQEPNLLKVVVPNFVSIVMVTLTRYDQNVLAKQTNNLKILHELTQKYFSVIKSTFNDQKMCLPYITVMFNTAIGNISKEMIRVLQNTPIKMENILITNFPYLATKILKIILITKKYQSLSVQVLTKTITNYTKIDTLSALVIIHKMVKSSDKTLINKLRNVTLTLKEHDREWSSDTPFDRSINDAINIVLDTILQE